In a single window of the Nicotiana tomentosiformis chromosome 8, ASM39032v3, whole genome shotgun sequence genome:
- the LOC138897900 gene encoding uncharacterized protein, translating into MVDFDMILGMDWLSSCHAMLDCHAKTVKLAMSGLPRIEWRGSLDSVPSRVILKAQRMVGKGCMSYLAFLRDVGADTPTIDSVSVVRDFSNVFPADLPGMPPSMDIDFCIDLVLDTHPIFIPPYCMAPAELKEFNEKLQ; encoded by the coding sequence atggttgatttcgatatgatcttgggtatggactggttgtcttcATGTCATGCTATGCTGGATTGTCATGCAAAGACCGTGAAGTTGGCGATGTCGGGgctgccaaggatcgagtggagaggttctctagattctgttcccagcagagtgattttgaaggcccaacggatggtcgGGAAGGGTTGTATGTCTTATTTGGCCTTtctgagggatgttggtgctgatactcctactattgattctgtgtcggtggtgcgagacttttcgaacgtgtttcctgcagacctgccgggcatgccgcccagcatggatattgacttttgtattgacttggtgctggaCACTCATCCCATTTTTATTCctccgtattgtatggcaccagctgagttgaaggaatttaatgagAAACTTCAataa